A single Xiphias gladius isolate SHS-SW01 ecotype Sanya breed wild chromosome 18, ASM1685928v1, whole genome shotgun sequence DNA region contains:
- the krt18a.1 gene encoding keratin, type I cytoskeletal 18 — protein sequence MQTSKQTTYSMRSSSSSRTPAISITRTSPVYRAPTIHGGAGGSRISISSSIRSGLGAGMGMGSGAGGFSSSIQVSGNSTDIMGNEKFAMQNLNDRLASYLETVRDLEQANSRLEIKIKEALEKSGPDFRDYSKYHAILDDLRKKVFDATIDNARLILNIDNARLAADDFRVKFESELAIRQSVEADIIGLRKLIDDTNLSRMNLESEIEALKEELIHLKKNHENDVMELRNQIAQSGVHVDIDAPKGQDLAKIMAEIRAKYEKMAQKNQEELKAWHESQITEVQTQVSQNTEALKGAQTEFNELRRQLQTLEIELESQRSLKASLEGTLRDTEVRYNMEIESLNTIIRGLEAELTQLRNSIQLQTQEYEVLLNMKMKLEAEIATYRCLLDGGDFKLQDALEDQKTKTKVMTVTQTLVDGKVVSSSTKTKNL from the exons ATGCAAACCTCCAAGCAAACTACATACTCTATGCGCTCCTCCAGTAGTAGCAGGACTCCTGCTATATCAATCACCCGTACCTCTCCTGTCTACAGGGCCCCCACTATCCATGGTGGGGCCGGTGGGTCCCGCATCAGCATCTCCTCCAGCATCCGCAGTGGGTTGGGAGCTGGGATGGGAATGGGCTCCGGAGCAGGGGGCTTCTCCAGCAGCATCCAGGTGAGCGGGAACAGCACCGACATCATGGGCAATGAGAAGTTTGCCATGCAGAACCTGAACGACCGCCTGGCCAGCTACCTGGAGACAGTGAGGGACCTGGAGCAGGCCAACAGCAGGCTGGAGATTAAGATTAAGGAGGCCCTGGAGAAGAGTGGACCTGACTTCAGAGACTACAGCAAGTACCACGCCATCCTGGACGACCTGAGGAAGAAG GTGTTTGATGCCACCATCGACAATGCCCGCCTGATTCTCAACATCGACAATGCTCGCCTGGCAGCCGATGACTTCAGAGTGAA ATTCGAGTCTGAGCTGGCCATCCGCCAGTCTGTCGAGGCCGACATTATCGGCCTGAGGAAGCTCATCGATGACACCAACCTGAGCCGCATGAATCTGGAGAGCGAGATCGAAGCCCTGAAGGAGgagctcatccacctcaagaAGAACCATGAAAAT GACGTAATGGAGCTTCGTAACCAGATTGCCCAGTCAGGAGTCCACGTGGATATTGACGCTCCTAAGGGACAGGACCTGGCTAAGATCATGGCAGAAATCCGGGCCAAGTATGAGAAGATGGCACAGAAAAACCAGGAAGAACTTAAAGCATGGCATGAATCTCAG ATTACAGAAGTGCAGACCCAAGTCAGCCAGAACACAGAGGCCCTTAAGGGTGCCCAGACAGAGTTCAATGAACTGCGTAGACAGCTGCAAACCCTGGAGATCGAGCTGGAGTCACAGAGGAGCCTG AAAGCCTCTCTGGAGGGCACACTGAGGGACACAGAGGTACGTTACAACATGGAGATTGAGTCTCTCAACACCATCATCCGGGGTCTGGAGGCGGAGCTCACACAGCTGCGAAACAGTATCCAGCTGCAGACGCAGGAGTACGAAGTCCTGCTCAACATGAAGATGAAGCTGGAGGCCGAGATCGCAACATACAGATGCCTGCTGGACGGTGGAGACTTCAA GCTCCAGGACGCTCTGGAAGACCAGAAAACAAAGACCAAAGTGATGACTGTCACACAGACCCTGGTGGATGGCAAGGTGGTTTCCTCCAGCACAAAGACCAAGAACCTTTGA